Proteins co-encoded in one Stomoxys calcitrans chromosome 5, idStoCalc2.1, whole genome shotgun sequence genomic window:
- the LOC106090584 gene encoding uncharacterized protein LOC106090584 isoform X2: MKPLVKLFIYCSIIAVYNYAIVANAEPFNDVLMGEEPPQEPPEDVPQEQPLRPRRSLAEENAVNLEQQDMQQDPPQEPPQAFRVNM; the protein is encoded by the exons ATGAAACCGTTGgtgaaattatttatttattgttcgataaTTGCTGTATACAACTATGCCATTGTCGCCAATGCAGAACCTTTCAATGATGTTTTGATG ggAGAAGAACCACCGCAGGAACCACCAGAGGATGTACCTCAG gAACAACCACTTAGA CCTCGACGATCTTTGGCCGAAGAAAATGCTGTCAACCTAGAACAGCAA gATATGCAGCAAGATCCTCCCCAG GAACCTCCCCAGGCATTTAGGGTAAATATGTAG